A genome region from Gadus chalcogrammus isolate NIFS_2021 chromosome 7, NIFS_Gcha_1.0, whole genome shotgun sequence includes the following:
- the LOC130386647 gene encoding uncharacterized protein LOC130386647 isoform X3 → MRPLKPSILLYTCQLKQRRDTVRNSVHMVCAAIEKTMMERFLPRPTQETWEEVAQGFWDKWNFPNCLGAIDGKHVTIQAPALSGSQYFNYKKTFSIVLLALVDSNYRFRVIQVGDFGRSSDGGVYAGSALGRGMETKTLHVPPSTSLPGAAHLGDVPHVMVGDAAFPLKPYLMRPYPGHHLTHNKRVFNYRLSRARMVVENAFGILSSRWRILHRRINLHPQNVDTLVLAACILHNFLLAPRENVRLLEEAEQQGRNLPAVRNMGGNRASREACNIREIFCTYFNSPQGSVSWQDRMV, encoded by the exons ATGCGTCCCTTAAAACCTTCCATCTTGCTTTACACGTGTCAGCTGAAACAAAGGAGAGACACAG TCAGGAACTCAGTCCACATGGTGTGTGCTGCCATCGAAAAAACGATGATGGAGAGGTTCCTACCCAGGCCAACACAAGAGACATGGGAGGAAGTGGCTCAAGGCTTCTGGGACAAGTGGAATTTTCCAAACTGCCTGGGAGCAATAGATGGGAAGCATGTGACCATCCAAGCCCCAGCACTGAGTGGGAGTCAGTATTTTAATTATAAGAAAACGTTCTCGATAGTGCTTTTGGCACTTGTGGACTCGAACTACAGGTTCAGGGTCATTCAAGTGGGGGACTTCGGAAGGTCCAGTGATGGCGGCGTATATGCTGGGTCGGCTCTCGGAAGAGGAATGGAGACCAAAACCCTTCATGTCCCACCCAGTACCTCTCTGCCTGGCGCTGCTCACTTGGGTGATGTGCCACATGTCATGGTGGGTGATGCAGCCTTCCCACTGAAGCCGTATCTAATGAGGCCATACCCCGGACATCACCTCACTCACAATAAGAGGGTATTTAACTACCGACTTTCAAGGGCAAGGATGGTGGTTGAGAATGCTTTTGGCATTCTCTCCTCCAGGTGGAGAATCTTGCATCGCAGGATCAACCTGCACCCACAAAATGTGGACACCCTTGTTTTGGCTGCATGCATTCTCCATAACTTCCTGCTCGCCCCGAGAGAGAATGTGAGGTTgctggaggaggcagagcaACAGGGGAGAAACCTGCCAGCAGTACGCAACATGGGAGGAAACAGAGCCTCGAGAGAGGCCTGTAATATCAGGGAGATCTTCTGCACCTATTTCAACTCCCCACAAGGCAGTGTGTCTTGGCAGGACAGGATGGTGTGA